The Benincasa hispida cultivar B227 chromosome 11, ASM972705v1, whole genome shotgun sequence genome has a segment encoding these proteins:
- the LOC120089753 gene encoding probable ribosomal protein S11, mitochondrial — MPKLSLSHLYSLFRSSSLRHGPSFSPSRLSISPFIGSDSRSSMSSIHRSDLTGSIRLDNQLSGCLDLSQGDSANVGREIVGRGWKSTGAQGSCWSLGRSSECVSVSHSTSYRCYGQYDNRPNADTGRNLNSMSFVRDTLEEGGRYFTGSSRFFRQPNMEHNADIVHVKLLRNNTFITVTDNKGNTKLKASAGRLEELKGGPKLSRYAAEAVAEYVGRESRKLGLKSVVMRVKGFTIFKRKRQAIISWRAGFTDSRSDQNPIVYIEDTTRRAHNGCRLPKQRRV, encoded by the exons ATGCCGAAACTTTCCCTCTCTCACCTCTATTCTCTCTTCCGGTCGTCTTCTCTCCGTCATGGCCCTTCCTTTTCTCCCTCTCGCCTCTCCATTTCTCCATTCATCGGCTCAGATTCGCGTTCCTCCATGTCCTCTATCCACCGATCAGATCTCACTGGATCCATTCGACTAGACAACCAGCTCTCAG GCTGTCTCGACCTTTCGCAAGGTGATTCTGCGAATGTTGGTCGGGAGATTGTAGGACGTGGATGGAAATCCACGGGAGCTCAGGGTTCTTGTTGGAGTTTGGGGCGTTCAAGTGAATGTGTCTCCGTTTCTCATTCCACTAGCTATAGATGTTATGGACAGTACGACAACCGGCCAAATGCTGATACAGGAAGGAATCTTAATTCTATGAGCTTCGTTAGGGATACTTTAGAGGAAGGTGGAAGGTATTTTACGGGTAGTTCCCGGTTCTTTAGACAACCCAATATGGAACACAATGCTGATATTGTCCATGTAAAGCTACTGCGTAACAATACATTTATCACTGTTACGGATAACAAGGGAAATACAAAGCTCAAGGCCTCTGCTGGTCGTCTTGAAGAACTTAAAGGAGGGCCCAAACTTTCCCGTTATGCTGCTGAAGCAGTTGCAGAGTATGTTGGTCGTGAATCTAGAAAATTGGGGCTAAAATCAGTTGTGATGAGGGTGAAAGGCTTTACTATATTTAAGAGGAAAAGGCAAGCGATCATTAGTTGGAGAGCTGGATTCACTGATTCTAGAAGTGATCAAAATCCTATTGTCTACATTGAAGATACTACAAGACGTGCTCACAATGGTTGCCGACTCCCAAAGCAGCGCCGTGTCTAG